Proteins encoded within one genomic window of Citrobacter amalonaticus Y19:
- the poxB gene encoding ubiquinone-dependent pyruvate dehydrogenase, giving the protein MKQTVAAFIAKTLEQAGVKRIWGVTGDSLNGLSDSLNRMGTIEWMSTRHEEVAAFAAGAEAQLTGELAVCAGSCGPGNLHLINGLFDCHRNHVPVLAIAAHIPSSEIGSGYFQETHPQELFRECSHYCELVSSPEQIPQVLAIAMRKAVLNRGVSVVVLPGDVALKPAPENASTHWYHAPLPIVTPAEEELRKLAQLLRYSSNIALMCGSGCAGAHKELVEFAAKIKAPIVHALRGKEHVEYDNPYDVGMTGLIGFSSGFHTMMNADTLVLLGTQFPYRAFYPTDAKIIQIDINPASIGAHSKVDMALVGDIKATLTALLPLVEEKTERKFLDKALSDYRDARKGLDDLAKPSDKAIHPQYLAQQISHFAADDAIFTCDVGTPTVWAARYLKMNGKRRLLGSFNHGSMANAMPQALGAQATAPGRQVIALCGDGGFSMLMGDFLSVVQMKLPLKIVVFNNSVLGFVAMEMKAGGYLTDGTELHDTNFARIAEACGITGIRVEKAADVDEALQRALSIDGPVLVDVVVAKEELAIPPQIKLEQAKGFSLYMLRAIISGRGDEVIDLAKTNWLR; this is encoded by the coding sequence ATGAAACAAACGGTTGCCGCTTTTATTGCTAAAACACTGGAACAGGCGGGTGTGAAACGTATCTGGGGCGTAACGGGCGATTCGCTGAACGGCCTGAGTGACAGCCTCAATCGCATGGGAACGATTGAGTGGATGTCGACCCGCCATGAAGAGGTTGCCGCGTTTGCGGCGGGTGCGGAGGCGCAACTGACCGGCGAACTGGCGGTGTGTGCGGGCTCCTGTGGACCCGGTAACCTGCATCTGATCAACGGCCTGTTTGACTGTCATCGCAACCACGTCCCGGTGCTGGCCATCGCCGCCCACATTCCCTCCAGTGAAATTGGCAGCGGGTATTTTCAGGAGACGCACCCGCAGGAGCTGTTCCGCGAATGCAGTCACTATTGCGAGCTGGTTTCCAGCCCGGAACAGATCCCCCAGGTACTGGCGATTGCCATGCGCAAAGCGGTGCTCAATCGCGGCGTTTCGGTGGTGGTTTTACCGGGTGATGTGGCGTTAAAACCCGCGCCAGAAAACGCCAGCACCCACTGGTATCACGCGCCGTTGCCGATCGTCACGCCAGCGGAAGAAGAGTTAAGAAAGCTGGCCCAACTGTTACGCTATTCCAGCAATATCGCCCTGATGTGCGGCAGCGGCTGTGCCGGGGCGCATAAAGAGCTGGTCGAGTTCGCCGCCAAAATTAAAGCCCCCATCGTTCACGCCCTGCGCGGCAAAGAGCATGTCGAATACGACAACCCGTACGATGTGGGGATGACCGGGCTTATCGGCTTCTCATCCGGTTTCCATACCATGATGAATGCCGACACACTGGTGCTGCTCGGTACGCAGTTCCCTTACCGCGCGTTCTATCCGACCGATGCCAAAATCATTCAGATTGATATCAACCCCGCCAGCATCGGCGCACACAGCAAGGTCGATATGGCACTGGTCGGCGATATCAAAGCCACGCTGACTGCGCTCCTGCCGCTGGTGGAAGAGAAAACCGAGCGTAAATTCCTCGATAAGGCATTGAGCGATTATCGCGATGCGCGTAAGGGCCTCGATGATCTCGCCAAACCCAGCGACAAGGCGATTCATCCACAGTACCTGGCACAGCAAATCAGCCATTTTGCCGCCGATGACGCCATCTTTACCTGCGACGTCGGTACGCCGACGGTGTGGGCGGCCCGCTACCTGAAAATGAACGGCAAACGCCGACTGCTGGGCTCGTTTAACCACGGCTCAATGGCCAATGCCATGCCGCAGGCGCTGGGCGCACAGGCCACTGCGCCGGGACGTCAGGTGATCGCCCTGTGCGGCGATGGCGGATTCAGCATGCTGATGGGCGATTTCCTGTCGGTGGTCCAGATGAAGCTGCCGCTTAAAATCGTGGTGTTTAACAACAGCGTGCTGGGCTTTGTGGCGATGGAGATGAAGGCCGGTGGTTATCTCACCGACGGTACGGAGTTGCACGACACTAACTTCGCCCGCATTGCCGAAGCGTGCGGCATCACCGGCATTCGGGTGGAAAAAGCCGCCGACGTCGATGAAGCGCTACAGCGCGCCCTGTCGATTGACGGTCCGGTGCTGGTGGATGTGGTGGTCGCAAAAGAAGAGCTGGCTATTCCGCCGCAGATCAAACTGGAGCAGGCCAAAGGTTTCAGCCTGTATATGCTGCGCGCCATCATCAGCGGTCGTGGTGATGAGGTGATCGATCTGGCAAAAACCAACTGGCTCAGGTAA
- a CDS encoding DoxX family protein, whose amino-acid sequence MLTTLLNAVNRMLTHEDFGKFLLRLAVGGLMLFHGLHKLFAGIDGISGMLIAKGLPGFIAYGVLVGEVIAPCLIILGILTRPAALVLAFTMIVAWLMVGINETWALDKTGAWAIESLVYFFIGALAVAFLGAGRFSVAGNSAWR is encoded by the coding sequence ATGCTTACAACATTGTTAAATGCAGTGAATCGGATGCTGACGCACGAGGATTTTGGCAAGTTTTTGTTACGCCTGGCGGTTGGGGGATTAATGCTGTTTCACGGGCTGCATAAGCTGTTTGCCGGTATTGATGGCATTAGCGGAATGCTGATTGCCAAAGGGCTACCGGGCTTTATTGCGTACGGGGTGCTGGTGGGAGAAGTGATTGCGCCTTGCCTGATTATTCTCGGGATCCTGACGCGTCCGGCGGCGCTGGTGCTGGCGTTCACCATGATTGTGGCGTGGCTGATGGTCGGGATCAATGAAACCTGGGCGCTGGATAAAACCGGGGCATGGGCGATTGAAAGCCTGGTCTATTTCTTTATCGGCGCGCTGGCGGTGGCGTTTTTAGGGGCGGGGCGCTTCTCGGTCGCTGGCAATTCCGCCTGGCGGTGA
- the hcr gene encoding NADH oxidoreductase, whose translation MTMPTNQCPWRMQVHHIHQETPDVWTISLLCHDYYPYRAGQYALVSVRHSADTLRAYTLSSTPGVSEYITLTVRRIDDGAGSQWLTRDVKRGDYLWLSDAMGDFTCEDKADDKFLMLAAGCGVTPIMSMRRWLAKYRPHADVQVIFNVRSPQDVIFAEEWRQYPVTLVAENNATDGFVAGRLTTELLQRIPELTSRTVMTCGPAPYMDWVEQEVKALGVTRFFKEKFFTPVADAATSGLKFTKLQPAKEFYAPVGTTLLDALESNKVPVVAACRAGVCGCCKTKVVDGNYTVSSTMTLTEAEIADGYVLACSCHPQSDLVLA comes from the coding sequence ATGACAATGCCAACGAATCAGTGCCCATGGCGGATGCAGGTTCACCACATCCATCAGGAAACGCCGGATGTATGGACAATTTCGTTGCTGTGCCACGACTATTATCCGTATCGCGCCGGGCAGTATGCACTGGTGAGCGTGCGTCATTCAGCGGACACGCTGCGCGCTTACACCCTCTCTTCAACGCCGGGCGTCAGCGAGTACATTACGCTGACCGTTCGCCGGATTGATGACGGTGCAGGCTCACAGTGGTTAACCCGCGACGTGAAGCGCGGCGACTATCTCTGGCTCTCCGATGCGATGGGTGATTTCACCTGCGAAGATAAAGCCGATGATAAGTTCCTGATGCTGGCGGCCGGTTGTGGCGTCACACCGATCATGTCGATGCGTCGCTGGTTGGCAAAGTACCGTCCACATGCTGACGTGCAGGTGATCTTCAACGTGCGTTCGCCGCAGGATGTCATTTTCGCCGAGGAGTGGCGTCAGTATCCGGTCACGCTGGTGGCGGAAAACAACGCCACCGACGGTTTCGTGGCCGGTCGCCTGACCACGGAACTGCTGCAACGCATTCCCGAACTGACGTCTCGTACCGTTATGACCTGTGGCCCGGCGCCGTATATGGATTGGGTAGAGCAGGAAGTGAAAGCGCTGGGCGTGACGCGCTTCTTTAAAGAGAAGTTCTTCACCCCGGTGGCAGACGCGGCAACCAGCGGCCTGAAATTTACCAAACTGCAACCGGCGAAAGAATTTTACGCGCCGGTCGGCACGACGTTGCTGGATGCGCTGGAAAGCAACAAGGTGCCTGTGGTTGCCGCCTGCCGCGCCGGTGTATGCGGATGCTGCAAAACAAAAGTCGTGGATGGGAATTACACGGTGAGCAGTACCATGACGCTGACAGAAGCGGAAATTGCCGACGGCTACGTGCTGGCCTGTTCCTGCCATCCGCAGAGTGACCTGGTTCTCGCCTGA
- the hcp gene encoding hydroxylamine reductase, protein MFCVQCEQTIRTPAGNGCSYAQGMCGKTAETSDLQDLLIASLQGLSAWAAKAREYGIINHDVDNFAPRAFFSTLTNVNFDSPRIVGYARDAIAMREALKAQCLSVDASAHCDNPMADLQLVSDDLGDLQRQAAEFTPNKDKAAIGENILGLRLLCLYGLKGAAAYMEHAHVLGQYDNDIYAQYHKIMAWLGTWPSDMNALLECSMEIGQMNFKVMSILDAGETTKYGHPTPTQVNVKATEGKCILISGHDLKDLYNLLEQTEGTGVNVYTHGEMLPAHGYPELRKFKHLIGNYGSGWQNQQVEFARFPGPIVMTSNCIIDPTVGSYDDRIWTRSIVGWPGVSHLEGDDFGPVIAQAQQMAGFPYSEIPHLITVGFGRQTLLGAADTLIDLVSREKLRHIFLVGGCDGARGERNYFTDFATSVPDDCLILTLACGKYRFNKLEFGDIEGLPRLVDAGQCNDAYSAIILAVTLAEKLGCGVNDLPLSLVLSWFEQKAIVILLTLLSLGVKNIVTGPTAPGFFTPDLLAVLNEKFGLRSVTTVEEDMKQLLSA, encoded by the coding sequence ATGTTTTGTGTGCAATGTGAACAAACCATCCGTACTCCGGCAGGAAACGGCTGCTCTTACGCGCAGGGTATGTGCGGTAAAACGGCTGAAACCTCTGACCTGCAAGATCTGCTGATTGCCTCCCTACAAGGTCTTTCCGCATGGGCGGCTAAAGCGCGTGAATATGGCATCATTAATCATGACGTTGATAACTTCGCGCCGCGTGCGTTCTTCTCCACGCTGACCAACGTTAACTTCGACTCCCCGCGTATCGTCGGCTATGCCCGCGACGCTATCGCGATGCGTGAAGCGCTGAAAGCCCAGTGCCTGAGCGTTGACGCCAGTGCGCACTGCGACAACCCAATGGCTGACCTGCAACTGGTCAGCGACGATCTGGGCGACCTGCAACGTCAGGCTGCCGAATTTACCCCGAATAAAGACAAAGCCGCCATTGGCGAGAATATTCTCGGCCTGCGTCTGCTGTGTCTGTACGGCCTGAAAGGCGCAGCGGCCTATATGGAGCACGCGCACGTTCTCGGTCAATACGACAACGATATCTACGCGCAGTACCATAAAATTATGGCGTGGCTGGGCACCTGGCCTTCCGATATGAACGCTCTGCTGGAGTGCTCAATGGAAATCGGTCAGATGAACTTCAAAGTGATGAGCATTCTGGATGCGGGTGAAACCACCAAATACGGTCATCCGACGCCAACACAGGTCAATGTCAAAGCGACTGAAGGCAAATGCATCCTGATCTCCGGTCACGACCTGAAAGATCTGTATAACCTGCTGGAACAAACCGAAGGCACCGGCGTTAACGTCTATACCCACGGTGAAATGCTGCCCGCGCACGGTTACCCGGAACTGCGCAAGTTCAAACATCTGATTGGCAACTACGGCAGCGGCTGGCAGAACCAGCAGGTTGAATTTGCCCGCTTCCCGGGGCCTATCGTGATGACCTCAAACTGCATCATCGATCCGACCGTGGGCAGTTACGACGACCGTATCTGGACCCGCAGCATCGTCGGTTGGCCGGGTGTGAGCCACCTGGAAGGCGACGACTTCGGCCCGGTTATCGCGCAGGCGCAGCAAATGGCGGGCTTCCCGTACAGCGAAATTCCGCATCTGATCACCGTCGGTTTCGGTCGTCAGACCCTGCTGGGCGCGGCTGATACGCTCATCGATCTGGTGAGCCGTGAAAAACTGCGTCACATCTTCCTGGTTGGCGGTTGCGACGGCGCACGCGGTGAACGTAACTACTTCACCGATTTCGCCACCAGCGTACCGGACGACTGCCTGATCCTGACCCTGGCCTGCGGTAAATACCGTTTCAACAAGCTGGAGTTCGGCGATATCGAAGGTCTGCCGCGTCTGGTCGATGCCGGTCAATGTAACGATGCTTACTCCGCCATCATTCTGGCGGTGACGCTGGCAGAGAAACTGGGCTGTGGCGTCAATGACCTGCCGCTGTCTCTGGTGCTCTCATGGTTCGAACAAAAAGCGATTGTCATTCTGCTAACCCTGCTCTCTCTGGGCGTGAAAAACATCGTGACCGGTCCGACCGCGCCAGGCTTCTTCACGCCGGATCTGCTGGCGGTACTCAACGAGAAATTTGGTCTGCGTTCTGTGACCACCGTTGAAGAAGACATGAAGCAGTTGCTGAGCGCGTAA
- a CDS encoding lysine exporter LysO family protein translates to MFSGLLIILLPLIAGYLIALRHTAALKLINRLLSWMVYLILFFMGISLAFLDNLASNLLAIFHYSAVSITVILLCNIAALLWLERSLPWRHHHQQEKLPSRIAMALESLKLCGVVVVGFLLGLSGLPILQHATEASEYTLILLLLLVGIQLRNSGMTLKQIVLNRRGMIVAVVVVASSMIGGLINALILDLPMKTALAMASGFGWYSLSGILLTESYGPVIGSAAFFNDLARELLAIMLIPGLVRRSRSTALGLCGATSMDFTLPVLQRTGGLEMVPAAIVHGFILSLLVPILMAFFSA, encoded by the coding sequence ATGTTTTCAGGACTTCTCATCATTCTGCTCCCGCTGATAGCAGGTTATCTCATTGCGCTTCGGCACACCGCGGCATTAAAACTGATCAACCGTCTCTTAAGCTGGATGGTTTATCTGATTCTCTTTTTCATGGGGATAAGCCTGGCATTTTTAGATAATCTGGCGAGCAACCTGCTGGCGATATTTCACTATTCCGCCGTCAGTATTACCGTTATTTTGCTGTGTAATATTGCCGCATTATTGTGGCTGGAACGCTCTTTACCGTGGCGACACCATCACCAGCAGGAGAAACTGCCTTCCCGTATCGCGATGGCGCTTGAGTCGCTGAAGTTGTGCGGCGTGGTAGTGGTCGGCTTTCTGCTGGGATTGAGCGGTCTGCCCATTTTGCAGCATGCAACAGAAGCGAGTGAATATACGCTGATCCTGCTACTGCTGCTGGTCGGGATCCAGTTACGCAATAGCGGTATGACATTAAAGCAGATAGTCCTGAACCGGCGCGGCATGATTGTGGCGGTCGTGGTCGTCGCCAGCTCCATGATTGGCGGCCTGATCAACGCGCTAATTCTTGACCTGCCAATGAAAACCGCGCTGGCGATGGCGTCGGGTTTTGGCTGGTACTCCCTTTCTGGAATTTTGCTCACCGAATCCTACGGTCCGGTGATCGGCAGCGCCGCGTTCTTTAACGATCTGGCGCGCGAACTGCTCGCGATTATGTTGATCCCAGGACTGGTACGCCGCAGTCGCTCTACCGCGCTGGGACTGTGTGGCGCCACATCGATGGACTTTACCCTGCCGGTGTTACAGCGTACCGGTGGGCTGGAGATGGTTCCGGCGGCAATTGTCCACGGCTTTATTCTCAGTTTGCTGGTGCCCATTTTGATGGCCTTTTTCTCCGCTTGA
- the aqpZ gene encoding aquaporin Z, whose amino-acid sequence MFRKLAAECFGTFWLVFGGCGSAVLAAAFPQLGIGFAGVALAFGLTVLTMAFAVGHISGGHFNPAVTLGLWAGGRFPAKDVIGYIIAQVVGGIIAAAVLYLIASGKAGFDAAASGFASNGYGEHSPGGYSMLSAIVIEIVLTAGFLLVIHGATDKHAPAGFAPIAIGLALTLIHLISIPVTNTSVNPARSTAVAIFQGGWAVEQLWLFWVMPIIGGILGGLIYRTLLEKRD is encoded by the coding sequence ATGTTCAGAAAATTAGCAGCCGAATGTTTTGGTACATTCTGGCTTGTTTTTGGTGGCTGTGGCAGCGCCGTACTGGCAGCAGCGTTTCCGCAATTAGGCATTGGTTTCGCGGGTGTCGCACTGGCATTCGGCCTGACCGTATTAACCATGGCCTTTGCCGTGGGTCATATTTCCGGCGGGCATTTTAACCCGGCGGTGACATTAGGCTTATGGGCCGGCGGCCGTTTCCCGGCAAAAGACGTCATTGGCTACATTATTGCCCAGGTCGTGGGCGGTATTATTGCCGCAGCGGTGCTGTATCTGATTGCCAGCGGTAAAGCAGGCTTTGATGCGGCGGCCAGCGGTTTCGCCTCCAACGGTTATGGCGAGCATTCGCCGGGCGGTTACTCCATGCTGTCCGCGATCGTTATCGAAATCGTGCTGACCGCCGGTTTCCTGCTGGTGATTCACGGTGCAACTGACAAACATGCACCGGCAGGCTTTGCGCCGATCGCTATCGGTCTGGCATTGACCCTGATTCACCTGATCAGCATTCCGGTGACCAATACCTCTGTTAACCCGGCACGTAGCACCGCCGTCGCCATTTTCCAGGGCGGTTGGGCAGTAGAGCAACTGTGGTTGTTCTGGGTGATGCCGATTATTGGCGGTATTCTCGGTGGCCTTATTTACCGTACGCTGCTCGAAAAACGCGATTAA
- a CDS encoding ATP-dependent endonuclease, with the protein MILERVEIVGFRGINRLSLMLEQNNVLIGENAWGKSSLLDALTLLLSPESELYHFDRDDFWFPPGDMKGREHHLHIVLTFRESQPGRYRVRRYRSLEACWTPCHDGFQRIFYRLEGECGEDGSVMTLRSFLDGDGHPLTVDDINEQARHLVRLMPVLRLRDARFMRRIRNGTVPEVDDVEVTARQLDFLARELATRPQNLTDGQIRQGLSAMVQLLEHYFTEQGTSQSRHRLMRRRSTNEQRSWRYLDIINRMIDKPGGRTHRVILLGLFSTLLQAKGTVRLHKDARPLLLVEDPETRLHPIMLSVAWQLLNLLPLQRITTTNSGELLSLTPVEHVCRLVRESSRVAAWRLGPGGLSAEDGRRIAFHIRFNRASSLFARCWLLVEGETETWVINELARQCGHHFDAEGIKVIEFAQSGLKPLVKFARRMGIEWHVLVDGDEAGKKYAATVRGLLNNDREEEREHLTTLPALDMEHFMYRQGFADVFHRVAQIPENVPMNMRKIISKAIHRSSKPDLAIEVAMEAGRRGVDAVPTLLRKMFSRVLWLARGRAD; encoded by the coding sequence ATGATTCTCGAACGCGTTGAGATAGTGGGATTTCGCGGTATCAATCGACTGTCGTTGATGCTCGAGCAGAACAACGTTCTGATTGGTGAGAACGCCTGGGGTAAATCAAGTTTACTGGACGCGTTAACGCTGCTGCTGTCACCCGAATCAGAGCTGTATCATTTTGACCGTGACGATTTCTGGTTTCCTCCTGGCGATATGAAAGGCCGCGAACATCACCTGCATATCGTGCTGACGTTTCGTGAATCGCAACCTGGGCGCTACCGGGTTCGCCGCTACCGGTCGCTGGAGGCGTGCTGGACGCCGTGCCACGATGGCTTTCAGCGTATCTTCTATCGCCTTGAAGGCGAATGCGGCGAAGACGGCAGCGTGATGACGCTGCGCAGTTTTCTCGACGGCGACGGGCATCCGCTGACGGTGGACGATATCAACGAACAGGCGCGACATCTGGTGCGCCTGATGCCGGTGCTGCGCTTACGCGATGCGCGGTTTATGCGTCGCATCCGTAACGGTACAGTGCCGGAGGTTGACGATGTCGAAGTCACTGCCCGTCAACTGGATTTTCTCGCACGCGAACTGGCGACACGCCCACAGAATCTCACCGACGGACAGATTCGCCAGGGGCTCTCGGCGATGGTGCAACTGCTGGAACACTATTTTACCGAACAGGGCACGTCACAGTCCCGCCACCGTTTAATGCGCCGACGCTCCACCAACGAACAGCGAAGCTGGCGCTATCTCGATATCATCAACCGAATGATTGATAAACCCGGCGGGCGTACTCACCGGGTGATTCTGCTGGGGTTGTTCTCCACGCTGTTGCAGGCGAAGGGGACGGTCAGACTGCATAAAGACGCCAGGCCGTTGCTGCTGGTGGAAGACCCGGAAACGCGCCTGCATCCTATTATGCTGTCAGTGGCGTGGCAGTTGCTGAATCTGCTGCCGCTTCAGCGTATCACCACCACTAATTCGGGCGAATTACTCTCGTTGACCCCCGTGGAGCATGTCTGTCGTCTGGTGCGTGAATCTTCGCGCGTAGCGGCCTGGCGCCTGGGGCCGGGCGGGCTGAGCGCTGAGGATGGCCGACGCATTGCGTTTCACATTCGCTTTAACCGCGCCTCCTCGCTGTTTGCCCGCTGCTGGCTGCTGGTGGAAGGCGAAACAGAAACCTGGGTGATAAACGAACTGGCCCGCCAGTGCGGCCATCATTTTGACGCCGAAGGGATTAAGGTTATCGAATTTGCGCAGTCCGGTCTCAAGCCGCTGGTGAAATTCGCCAGGCGGATGGGCATTGAGTGGCACGTGCTGGTGGATGGCGATGAAGCCGGGAAAAAATATGCCGCCACGGTGCGAGGCCTGCTGAATAACGACCGGGAAGAGGAGCGCGAACACCTGACCACGCTGCCTGCGCTGGATATGGAGCACTTTATGTACCGGCAGGGTTTTGCCGATGTTTTTCACCGGGTGGCGCAAATCCCGGAAAACGTGCCGATGAATATGCGTAAAATCATTTCGAAAGCTATCCATCGCTCATCGAAGCCCGACTTAGCCATCGAAGTGGCGATGGAAGCCGGGCGGCGGGGTGTGGATGCGGTGCCGACACTGCTGAGAAAAATGTTCTCCCGGGTGCTGTGGCTGGCGCGCGGCAGAGCGGATTAA
- a CDS encoding VirK/YbjX family protein, with product MSQITDNTFYTSDVASPLQLFMRLTRGQLLPGKFWRKASFRRKFLIRSLLMPRATRQLLENLTQWPELNTLLTRQPRLPIRLHRPYMAVNIKRDTALTALCSHYDLLRQLFSREQLACYLSQGGLNLAKIEAKDGTPFQLDLVSLVSLDKEGESTVVIRDDQMRILAEITFTFCMLNGKRTLFIGGLQGAANDVPHEVIQQATKACYGLFPKRVVMEALCQFAHLARAEQILAVSNAVHVYRSWRYMDKKTQMHADYDAFWASLGGEKTEGEYFSLPLTITRKSEADIASKKRAEYRRRYALLDSVVTQVPQRLQN from the coding sequence ATGTCACAGATTACTGATAATACCTTTTACACTTCAGACGTTGCGTCCCCTTTACAATTATTTATGCGCCTGACGCGGGGTCAATTACTGCCGGGTAAATTCTGGCGGAAGGCCAGCTTTCGCCGTAAGTTTTTAATTCGCTCGCTGCTGATGCCAAGAGCCACCCGCCAACTGCTGGAAAACCTGACCCAATGGCCTGAGCTGAATACGCTACTGACACGACAGCCCCGGTTGCCTATCCGTCTGCACCGCCCGTATATGGCCGTCAATATTAAGCGCGATACCGCGCTGACCGCGCTCTGTAGCCATTACGACCTGCTTCGTCAGTTGTTCAGCCGCGAACAGTTGGCCTGTTATTTGAGCCAGGGTGGTCTCAACCTGGCAAAAATTGAGGCTAAAGACGGTACGCCCTTCCAGCTTGATTTAGTCAGTCTGGTCTCACTGGACAAAGAAGGGGAAAGTACCGTTGTGATCCGCGACGACCAGATGCGTATACTGGCAGAAATTACGTTCACATTCTGCATGTTAAACGGAAAACGCACCCTGTTTATTGGGGGCTTGCAGGGCGCGGCCAATGATGTCCCGCATGAGGTGATTCAGCAGGCTACCAAAGCCTGTTACGGCCTGTTCCCGAAAAGAGTGGTGATGGAGGCGCTGTGTCAGTTCGCGCACCTCGCCAGGGCTGAGCAGATTCTGGCGGTCAGCAACGCGGTACACGTTTATCGCAGTTGGCGCTATATGGATAAAAAAACGCAAATGCATGCCGACTACGACGCCTTCTGGGCGTCCCTGGGCGGTGAAAAGACCGAGGGGGAATACTTCTCTTTGCCACTGACCATTACACGGAAAAGCGAGGCGGATATCGCCAGCAAAAAACGGGCGGAATACCGTCGTCGCTACGCGCTGCTCGACAGCGTTGTCACGCAGGTTCCGCAGCGCTTACAGAATTAA
- the macA gene encoding macrolide transporter subunit MacA: MGIKGNKIKKRYLLLIFILILGAFALWRTLNAPVPNYQTLIVRPGDLQQSVLATGKLDALRKVDVGAQVSGQLKTLSVAIGDKVKKDQLLGVIDPEQAQNQIKEVEATLMELRAQRQQAEAEWKLARVTLSRQQQLAKTQAVSQQDLDTAATEMAVKQAQIGTIDAQIKRNQASLDTAKTNLDYTRIVAPMAGEVTQITTLQGQTVIAAQQAPNILTLADMGTMLVKAQVSEADVIHLKPGQKAWFTVLGDPQTRYEGTLKDVLPTPEKVNDAIFYYARFEVPNPKGILRLEMTAQVHIQLTDVKNVLTIPLSALGDPVGDNRYKVTLLRNGETREREVSIGARNDTDVEIVKGLEAGDEVVTGEGKPGAAQ, translated from the coding sequence ATGGGTATTAAGGGAAATAAAATTAAAAAGCGCTATCTGTTGCTTATATTCATTCTTATCCTGGGGGCATTCGCCCTTTGGCGGACGCTGAATGCGCCAGTGCCAAATTATCAGACGCTGATTGTGCGTCCGGGAGATCTGCAGCAAAGCGTACTGGCAACCGGCAAACTTGACGCGCTGCGTAAAGTTGACGTCGGGGCGCAGGTGAGCGGTCAGCTCAAAACGCTGTCGGTGGCGATTGGCGACAAGGTGAAGAAAGACCAGTTGCTGGGCGTTATCGACCCTGAACAGGCACAAAACCAGATCAAAGAGGTGGAAGCGACGCTGATGGAGCTGCGCGCCCAGCGCCAGCAGGCTGAAGCGGAGTGGAAACTGGCGCGGGTGACGCTCTCTCGCCAGCAGCAACTGGCAAAAACCCAGGCCGTGTCGCAACAGGATCTGGACACCGCCGCGACCGAGATGGCGGTGAAACAGGCGCAAATTGGCACCATCGATGCGCAGATCAAGCGTAATCAGGCGTCTCTGGATACCGCGAAAACCAACCTCGACTACACCCGCATCGTCGCGCCGATGGCCGGTGAAGTCACGCAGATTACCACCCTGCAAGGGCAGACGGTGATCGCCGCGCAGCAGGCGCCGAACATTCTGACGCTGGCGGACATGGGCACGATGCTGGTGAAAGCGCAGGTCTCTGAAGCCGATGTGATTCACCTTAAGCCGGGGCAAAAGGCCTGGTTTACCGTGCTGGGCGATCCGCAAACCCGCTACGAAGGAACGCTGAAAGACGTGCTGCCGACGCCAGAAAAGGTCAATGATGCCATTTTCTATTACGCCCGTTTTGAAGTACCCAATCCGAAAGGCATTCTGCGACTGGAGATGACCGCACAGGTCCATATTCAGTTAACCGATGTAAAAAACGTTCTGACGATCCCGCTTTCCGCGCTGGGCGACCCGGTCGGAGACAATCGCTACAAGGTGACCCTGCTGCGTAACGGCGAAACCCGTGAGCGCGAAGTGTCCATTGGCGCGCGCAATGACACCGACGTAGAGATCGTGAAAGGGCTGGAAGCCGGGGATGAAGTGGTGACGGGTGAGGGTAAACCGGGAGCCGCGCAATGA